In Luteitalea sp. TBR-22, one genomic interval encodes:
- a CDS encoding RluA family pseudouridine synthase — MSRATGPESGDAGRSTAPVVERQFVADRGDERLRLDQAVMRHLADEPGVSRTRVQRWLDAGLISVNGREGRRASSSLRQGDEVVVTLPTPRVRRVHAPEALDVPVLYEDEWLVVVNKPAGMVAHPTGRLQSGTLFNALLHKARDWEDATARPGLVHRLDRDTSGVLLVAKSRSVHARAARLLATDHASKTYLAVVIGKPPEDATITYPLGKIGERPPQVGVVDEGWPSITYVQRLRSTWPMPDGLALLECTLGTGRLHQIRAHLLAAGWPIAGDPIYRSAKAEAKLPPMTKAQVDALDGQALHAWRLVMPHPMTGELLDVTAPIPARLQALGVNPGGTWDASVARPRPATTPHA; from the coding sequence ATGTCGAGGGCGACGGGTCCCGAGTCGGGCGACGCTGGGCGCAGTACCGCGCCGGTGGTCGAGCGCCAGTTCGTGGCCGACCGCGGCGACGAGCGCCTGCGCCTCGATCAGGCGGTGATGCGCCACCTGGCCGACGAGCCGGGCGTGTCGCGCACCCGCGTGCAGCGCTGGCTCGACGCCGGCCTCATCTCGGTGAACGGCCGCGAGGGCCGTCGCGCCTCGTCGTCCCTCCGGCAGGGCGACGAGGTGGTCGTCACGCTCCCCACGCCGCGCGTCCGCAGGGTGCACGCGCCAGAGGCGCTCGACGTCCCCGTGCTCTACGAGGACGAGTGGCTCGTCGTCGTCAACAAGCCTGCCGGCATGGTGGCGCATCCCACTGGACGGCTGCAGTCGGGCACGTTGTTCAACGCGCTGCTCCACAAGGCGCGCGACTGGGAAGACGCGACGGCGCGGCCCGGCCTCGTCCACCGGCTCGATCGCGACACATCCGGCGTGCTGCTGGTGGCCAAGTCGCGCAGCGTCCACGCGCGCGCCGCGCGCCTGCTCGCCACCGATCACGCCTCCAAGACCTACCTGGCCGTGGTGATCGGCAAGCCACCCGAGGACGCGACGATCACCTACCCGCTGGGGAAGATCGGCGAGCGGCCACCGCAGGTCGGCGTGGTGGACGAGGGCTGGCCGTCGATCACGTACGTGCAACGCCTGCGTTCGACGTGGCCGATGCCCGACGGCCTTGCGTTGCTCGAGTGCACGTTGGGCACCGGACGCCTGCACCAGATCCGCGCGCACCTGCTGGCCGCCGGCTGGCCGATCGCCGGCGACCCGATCTACCGCAGCGCCAAGGCCGAGGCGAAGCTTCCGCCGATGACGAAGGCGCAGGTCGATGCGCTCGACGGACAGGCGCTGCACGCGTGGCGGCTGGTGATGCCCCACCCGATGACGGGCGAGTTGCTCGACGTGACGGCACCGATCCCGGCGCGCCTGCAGGCGTTGGGCGTCAACCCCGGCGGCACCTGGGATGCCAGCGTCGCTCGACCTCGTCCGGCCACCACGCCGCACGCCTGA